The genomic window AACGGTAAGAGGGTGTTTTAAAAGTCGTTTAGTGAGTAAAAAAGCTCACTCAGTGTAAGCTGCGAATATGTCGTACACAGCACTGAGAGAGCGTCATGAGTAAAGCTTACCCCAGTAATTTGTCTCAAGCCCAATTTGAACTACTCAACGACTTGATACCCGAGCCGAAATTCGGTGGTCGTCCTCGTAGCGTCGATATGTGGGATGTTCTGAACGCCATTTTCTATGTTTTGGTGGAGGGAGTGCGATGGCGAGGGTTGCCAGGGGATTTTCCGGCATGGCAAACCGTATACAC from Neosynechococcus sphagnicola sy1 includes these protein-coding regions:
- a CDS encoding IS5 family transposase; this translates as MSKAYPSNLSQAQFELLNDLIPEPKFGGRPRSVDMWDVLNAIFYVLVEGVRWRGLPGDFPAWQTVYTYFRQWRKDGTWVRMHDRLRECTRIEQERHRSPSEAIIDSQSVKSAAGVSQSVGYDAGKQ